In Musa acuminata AAA Group cultivar baxijiao chromosome BXJ2-10, Cavendish_Baxijiao_AAA, whole genome shotgun sequence, a genomic segment contains:
- the LOC104001008 gene encoding peroxisome biogenesis protein 2 isoform X1: MPLDRATLASSGRSVDSSSLSFPSSDPPSEYSWVEEYQRSYPRWKSLRDSFQLPIQVTTSRVNQFDAARLDVEMSAMLKEQLVKVFSLMKPGFLFQYEPELDAFLEFLIWRFSIWVDKPTPGNALMNLRYRDERAVPVGGKAVRTGLEGPGLSVSQKIWYCLTTVGGQYLWSRVQSFSAFRRWGDSEQRSLARQSWLLLQRIEGLYKAASFCNLLIFLYSGRYRSIIERVLRARLVYGNPNMNRAVSFEYMNRQLVWNEFSEMLLLLLPLLNSSSVKRFLLPFSKNKSSDSSGNDAACPICQSNPTIPFLALPCQHRYCYYCLRTRCAAASSYHCARCNAVVVAIQRHGSSETKPSNLGDIRESSN; the protein is encoded by the exons ATGCCTCTCGACCGAGCAACTCTAGCTTCCTCCGGTCGCTCTGTCGACTCATCGTCGCTGTCATTTCCGAGCTCGGATCCCCCGTCCGAGTACTCCTGGGTCGAGGAGTACCAACGATCGTACCCTAGATGGAAGTCCCTGCGAGATTCCTTTCAG CTGCCGATCCAGGTTACCACATCGCGGGTTAACCAGTTCGACGCGGCGCGCTTGGATGTGGAGATGTCCGCCATGTTGAAGGAGCAGCTTGTCAAAGTATTCTCCTTGATGAAG CCAGGGTTTTTATTTCAATACGAGCCAGAACTGGATGCTTTCCTTGAGTTTCTGATCTGGAGATTCTCTATCTGGGTAGATAAGCCCACCCCAGGGAATGCTCTCATGAACCTTAGGTACAGAGATGAGCGCGCTGTGCCCGTTGGAGGCAAAGCAG TTAGAACTGGGCTTGAAGGACCTGGGCTTTCTGTTTCCCAAAAGATATGGTACTGCCTTACCACAGTTGGTGGTCAATATCTATGGTCCCGTGTGCAATCATTCTCAGCTTTTCGCAGATGGGGTGATTCTGAACAG AGATCATTGGCACGCCAATCCTGGCTTTTGTTACAGCGCATCGAGGGATTATATAAAGCTGCCTCTTTCTGCAACTTACTTATATTTCTTTATTCTGGAAG GTATAGAAGTATTATTGAAAGGGTTCTTAGAGCAAGGCTTGTGTATGGAAACCCCAATATGAATCGAGCAGTTAGTTTTGAATACATGAATCGACAATTAGTGTGGAACGAATTTTCG GAGATGTTGCTTTTGCTTCTTCCTCTTTTGAACTCATCTTCGGTCAAGAGATTTCTTCTTCCATTCTCAAAAAATAAGTCATCTGATTCTTCTGGTAATGACGCAGCGTGTCCCATATGTCAGTCAAATCCTACAATTCCTTTTCTGGCACTTCCTTGTCAACACAG ATACTGCTATTATTGTCTCCGCACACGCTGCGCAGCAGCCAGCTCATATCATTGTGCTCGTTGCAATGCGGTGGTCGTTGCCATTCAACGGCATGGATCAAGTGAAACCAAACCATCTAATTTAGGCGACATCAGAGAATCTTCAAATTGA
- the LOC104001011 gene encoding auxin-responsive protein IAA21, with protein MSPPLEHDYIGLSEVPSAAVGGGEEGALNLKATELRLGLPGSVSPDRKDKVGLTLELLPRGFVSGAKRGFSDAIDGVGKWSFASGESGSEVELGKGGGLFSPRGEAVAGASGGQLSGQGTGGKDAAAKAAGQERKAAAQVGSSVGNDRAMAPAAKAQVVGWPPIRSYRKNTMAPNPSKNKDDADGKQGLGCLYVKVSMDGAPYLRKVDLKIYKNYKELSSALEKMFSCFTIGQCGSHGIPGKDGLSESRLMDLLNGSEYVLTYEDKDGDWMLVGDVPWEMFTDSCKRLRIMKGSDAIGLAPRAMEKCKNRN; from the exons ATGTCACCGCCACTGGAACATGACTACATAGGCCTCTCGGAGGTGCCTTCCGCCGCCGTCGGCGGCGGGGAGGAAGGGGCCCTCAACCTCAAGGCCACGGAGCTCAGGCTGGGGCTCCCGGGGTCGGTGTCGCCCGACCGCAAGGACAAGGTCGGGCTCACCCTGGAGCTGCTCCCCAGGGGCTTCGTCTCCGGTGCCAAGAGAGGATTCTCCGACGCCATCGATGGGGTTGGGAAGTGGAGCTTCGCGTCCGGAGAGAGTGGATCTGAGGTGGAGCTGGGGAAAGGCGGTGGCTTGTTCTCGCCGAGAGGGGAGGCGGTGGCCGGGGCCAGCGGAGGGCAGCTCTCTGGGCAGGGCACTGGGGGTAAGGATGCGGCAGCGAAGGCGGCCGGGCAGGAGCGGAAGGCCGCCGCACAGGTCGGTAGTTCCGTTGGGAACGATCGTGCGATGGCTCCTGCAGCGAA GGCACAGGTGGTTGGTTGGCCACCAATCCGTAGTTACCGGAAAAATACTATGGCTCCAAATccatctaaaaataaagatgatgCTGATGGAAAACAAGGGCTAGGGTGTCTCTATGTGAAGGTTAGCATGGATGGTGCCCCCTACCTCAGGAAAGTTGACCTCAAAATATATAAGAACTATAAGGAACTGTCATCAGCACTTGAGAAGATGTTCAGCTGCTTCACGATTG GTCAGTGTGGTTCTCATGGAATACCAGGCAAAGATGGATTGTCTGAGAGCCGTTTGATGGATCTTTTAAATGGCTCTGAATATGTACTGACTTACGAAGATAAGGATGGGGACTGGATGCTTGTTGGTGATGTGCCGTGGGA GATGTTTACAGACTCCTGCAAGAGGCTTAGGATCATGAAGGGTTCAGATGCTATAGGACTCG CTCCGAGGGCCATGGAGAAATGCAAGAACCGGAACTAG
- the LOC135583527 gene encoding cyclin-dependent kinase F-1-like yields the protein MDSSPPPQMPSQTSSRSWSIYGRGEIIERYEILGRIGSGAYADVYRGRRRSDGLVVALKEIHDYQSSFREIEALQALRGAPNVVDLIEYFWNEDEEDAVLVLEFLPADLGAVILEAKRGGAGIAIGEVKQWMLQILRGVEACHRSSVVHRDLKPSNLLISADGVLKLADFGQSMMLQETRLTSLDINPENETWIQQQPTIQHEGNVSWPEDPRPENQNIPGPRHVNEDDYMKDLYGMRAKNMMYDSDKDMSLQDGDTSCLATCSTGDIEVDPLKGSYTYDEAQDDLVDESGALTSCVGTRCFRAPELLYGSTSYGQEVDLWSLGCVFAELLSLDPLFPGTSDIDQLSKIISVLGDLTEETWSGCLDLPDYNKISFGKVDSPIGLEACLPDRSAAEVDLVRRLLSYNPAARAMAAELLHDSYFAEEPLPVPASELKIPTKEDNNESSPGE from the exons ATGGATTCCTCTCCGCCGCCGCAGATGCCGTCGCAGACTTCGTCTCGGAGCTGGAGCATCTACGGCCGCGGCGAGATCATAGAGCGGTACGAGATCCTCGGCCGGATCGGCTCCGGCGCCTACGCCGACGTATACCGCGGACGCCGCCGATCCGACGGCCTGGTCGTCGCCCTAAAGGAGATACATGATTACCAGAGCTCCTTCCGCGAGATCGAGGCCCTCCAGGCCCTCCGCGGCGCCCCCAACGTGGTCGACCTCATCGAGTACTTCTGGAACGAGGACGAAGAGGACGCCGTGCTCGTGCTGGAATTCCTGCCCGCCGACCTAGGCGCCGTCATCCTGGAGGCGAAGAGGGGTGGCGCGGGGATCGCCATCGGCGAGGTGAAGCAGTGGATGCTCCAGATTCTGCGGGGGGTCGAGGCCTGCCACCGGAGCTCGGTGGTGCATCGCGACCTCAAGCCGTCGAACTTGTTGATCTCGGCCGATGGGGTTCTAAAGCTTGCGGATTTCGGACAG TCGATGATGCTTCAGGAAACTAGATTGACATCCCTTGATATCAATCCAGAGAACGAGACATGGATTCAGCAACAACCTACAATTCAACACGAGGGGAATGTATCATGGCCCGAGGATCCAAGACCCGAGAACCAGAATATCCCAGGTCCTCGGCATGTCAACGAAGATGACTACATGAAGGATTTGTATGGCATGAGAGCAAAGAATATGATGTACGACAGCGATAAGGATATGAGTTTGCAAGACGGCGATACATCTTGTCTGGCCACCTGCAGTACAGGTGACATCGAGGTAGATCCCCTCAAGGGCTCTTATACGTATGATGAGGCACAAGATGATTTAGTAGATGAATCTGGTGCTCTGACTTCATGTGTTGGAACAAGGTGTTTTAGAGCTCCTGAGCTACTCTACGGGTCGACAAGTTACGGACAAGAGGTCGACCTCTGGTCGCTAGGCTGTGTTTTTGCAGAGCTTCTCAGTTTAGATCCTCTATTTCCAGGGACGTCAGACATAGATCAACTGAGTAAAATCATCAGCGTATTGGGTGACCTGACAGAAGAAACCTGGTCAGGTTGCTTAGACTTGCCTGATTATAACAAGATCTCCTTCGGGAAGGTTGATAGCCCGATTGGCTTGGAAGCATGCCTTCCCGACAGGTCTGCTGCTGAAGTTGATCTTGTGAGGAGGCTGCTCAGCTACAATCCTGCTGCTCGAGCTATGGCGGCCGAGCTGCTCCATGATAGCTACTTTGCCGAAGAACCTCTGCCTGTGCCTGCGAGTGAGCTGAAGATTCCAACCAAAGAAGATAACAACGAGAGTTCTCCAGGGGAATGA
- the LOC104001007 gene encoding uncharacterized protein LOC104001007 — MGRSKTNANRPTASEEPAGYRGGGPPAGDDDGENPQTVMFPPPQAAGLGPTKRSSAADKPGRRGRPVDEYPHELMFQPTAQGRPGGSVDEYPETVMFPPPAPGGSVEEYPETVMFPPRAPGHAGGSVDEYPETVMFPPPAPGGSVEEYPETVMYPPRPPDHSGGSVEEYPETVMVPPPATGRPVGPVNGYPPTVVFPPTQPRPPRVVHGSQAQLPQPRPQPLPAPSPIAYGNPWSTGLFDCEGDSTNTVMTAFFPCVTFGQIAEILDQGQTSCTLGSLMYALLLPILSCAIVGTPYRSRLRQMYNLVEAPGEDWILHIFCPCCALCQEYRELQHRGYDPSVGWMGNLALQQAKTPPRMSPMHR; from the exons ATGGGGAGAAGCAAGACCAACGCCAACCGACCGACGGCCAGCGAGGAACCCGCGGGCTACCGCGGTGGTGGACCGCCGGCCGGGGACGACGATGGGGAGAATCCACAGACGGTGATGTTTCCCCCGCCGCAGGCGGCGGGCCTTGGGCCCACGAAACGCTCGTCGGCGGCGGATAAGCCCGGCCGTCGTGGTAGACCGGTGGATGAGTACCCTCATGAACTGATGTTTCAGCCTACGGCGCAAGGCCGCCCCGGTGGCTCGGTGGATGAGTATCCTGAGACGGTGATGTTTCCTCCTCCGGCACCCGGCGGATCGGTGGAGGAGTACCCTGAGACGGTGATGTTTCCTCCACGAGCACCAGGCCACGCCGGCGGTTCGGTGGACGAGTATCCTGAGACGGTGATGTTTCCTCCTCCGGCACCCGGTGGATCGGTGGAGGAGTACCCTGAGACTGTGATGTATCCTCCGCGGCCACCAGACCACTCCGGCGGATCGGTGGAGGAGTATCCTGAGACGGTGATGGTTCCTCCTCCGGCGACAGGTCGCCCGGTTGGACCAGTGAACGGGTACCCGCCGACGGTTGTGTTCCCTCCGACGCAGCCGCGTCCCCCTCGTGTCGTTCATGGTTCACAAGCGCAACTCCCCCAGCCGAGGCCGCAGCCGCTTCCTGCGCCTTCTCCGATTGCCTACGGGAATCCATGGTCAACGGGACTATTCGATTGCGAAGGGGATTCAACAAACA CGGTCATGACGGCCTTCTTCCCCTGCGTCACCTTCGGTCAGATCGCTGAGATTTTGGATCAGGGACAAACAT CTTGCACTCTGGGGAGTCTCATGTATGCTCTGCTCCTGCCAATTCTCTCCTGTGCTATTGTTGGCACGCCTTATCGATCGAGGCTGAGGCAAATGTACAACCTGGTTGAAGCTCCCGGAGAGGATTGGATTCTCCATATCTTCTGTCCATGCTGCGCCCTCTGCCAAGAGTACAGAGAGCTCCAACACAGAGGATATGATCCTTCTGTAG GTTGGATGGGTAACCTTGCTCTTCAACAAGCGAAAACTCCTCCCAGGATGTCGCCTATGCACAGATGA
- the LOC104001008 gene encoding peroxisome biogenesis protein 2 isoform X2: MSAMLKEQLVKVFSLMKPGFLFQYEPELDAFLEFLIWRFSIWVDKPTPGNALMNLRYRDERAVPVGGKAVRTGLEGPGLSVSQKIWYCLTTVGGQYLWSRVQSFSAFRRWGDSEQRSLARQSWLLLQRIEGLYKAASFCNLLIFLYSGRYRSIIERVLRARLVYGNPNMNRAVSFEYMNRQLVWNEFSEMLLLLLPLLNSSSVKRFLLPFSKNKSSDSSGNDAACPICQSNPTIPFLALPCQHRYCYYCLRTRCAAASSYHCARCNAVVVAIQRHGSSETKPSNLGDIRESSN; the protein is encoded by the exons ATGTCCGCCATGTTGAAGGAGCAGCTTGTCAAAGTATTCTCCTTGATGAAG CCAGGGTTTTTATTTCAATACGAGCCAGAACTGGATGCTTTCCTTGAGTTTCTGATCTGGAGATTCTCTATCTGGGTAGATAAGCCCACCCCAGGGAATGCTCTCATGAACCTTAGGTACAGAGATGAGCGCGCTGTGCCCGTTGGAGGCAAAGCAG TTAGAACTGGGCTTGAAGGACCTGGGCTTTCTGTTTCCCAAAAGATATGGTACTGCCTTACCACAGTTGGTGGTCAATATCTATGGTCCCGTGTGCAATCATTCTCAGCTTTTCGCAGATGGGGTGATTCTGAACAG AGATCATTGGCACGCCAATCCTGGCTTTTGTTACAGCGCATCGAGGGATTATATAAAGCTGCCTCTTTCTGCAACTTACTTATATTTCTTTATTCTGGAAG GTATAGAAGTATTATTGAAAGGGTTCTTAGAGCAAGGCTTGTGTATGGAAACCCCAATATGAATCGAGCAGTTAGTTTTGAATACATGAATCGACAATTAGTGTGGAACGAATTTTCG GAGATGTTGCTTTTGCTTCTTCCTCTTTTGAACTCATCTTCGGTCAAGAGATTTCTTCTTCCATTCTCAAAAAATAAGTCATCTGATTCTTCTGGTAATGACGCAGCGTGTCCCATATGTCAGTCAAATCCTACAATTCCTTTTCTGGCACTTCCTTGTCAACACAG ATACTGCTATTATTGTCTCCGCACACGCTGCGCAGCAGCCAGCTCATATCATTGTGCTCGTTGCAATGCGGTGGTCGTTGCCATTCAACGGCATGGATCAAGTGAAACCAAACCATCTAATTTAGGCGACATCAGAGAATCTTCAAATTGA